One stretch of Arachis hypogaea cultivar Tifrunner chromosome 20, arahy.Tifrunner.gnm2.J5K5, whole genome shotgun sequence DNA includes these proteins:
- the LOC112783788 gene encoding transcription factor bHLH95 — MAMSVENQDPNDIGFFWDNQPWDVSNFDNLGQRETKENLHIEMPPLPPAPTNHLTQGEIEKKNEELTMPVTSNKKRRRADEDGKRPMKNDGNDHDLHIWTERERRKKMRDMFANLHAMLPQLPPKADKSSIVDEAVRHIKTLQQTVENLEKKKRQRIQSLSVSVSPIACESAVTNPQWNPYDSSSLSRDNNALTITATQHVSAAVANNSPFFKTWASQNVVLNMCGEEAQFSICAEKKPSLFTTIAFVLQKHKVDVISASILCNHNVNRYMVLTHASRALLQFADANTVEETFKRAAEEIMMWLG; from the exons ATGGCCATGAGTGTTGAGAATCAAGACCCTAATGACATAGGATTCTTTTGGGATAACCAACCATGGGATGTCTCAAATTTTGATAACTTAGGTCAAAGAGAAACCAAAGAGAACCTACATATAGAAATGCCTCCTCTGCCACCAGCTCCTACCAACCACCTCACACAGGGAGAAATagagaagaaaaatgaagaattaACGATGCCGGTTACAAGCAACAAGAAGCGACGCCGAGCTGACGAAGATGGCAAGAGGCCTATGAAGAATGATGGTAATGATCATGATCTCCATATATGGACAGAGAGAGAACGAAGGAAGAAAATGAGGGACATGTTTGCTAATCTTCATGCTATGCTTCCTCAACTTCCTCCTAAG GCAGACAAGTCATCCATTGTGGATGAAGCAGTGAGGCACATCAAAACTCTGCAACAAACGGTTGAGAATCTCGAGAAAAAAAAGCGACAGAGGATTCAATCTCTCTCTGTCTCTGTGTCACCAATTGCGTGCGAATCTGCTGTGACCAACCCTCAGTGGAACCCTTACGACTCATCATCCTTGTCAAGAGATAATAATGCATTAACTATAACCGCCACTCAACATGTTTCTGCTGCTGTTGCAAATAATTCACCGTTTTTTAAGACTTGGGCTTCACAGAATGTGGTACTGAACATGTGTGGAGAGGAAGCACAGTTCAGCATATGTGCAGAGAAGAAGCCTAGTCTCTTCACCACCATTGCTTTTGTGCTCCAGAAGCATAAGGTTGACGTCATTTCTGCTAGTATCTTGTGCAATCATAATGTCAATAGATACATGGTCCTTACTCAT GCAAGTAGGGCTTTACTTCAATTTGCAGACGCAAATACAGTGGAGGAAACTTTCAAGCGTGCAGCTGAGGAGATTATGATGTGGCTCGGCTAA